tttctgtgtaaaaagaaaaaggaaaatatcaacttgcataatttgttttaaaaatatcatgtGAAACATATACTTCTATCCATAAACTCCAAAAGTTTTAGAATGGCGCATTATTAAGATTACCTATGAAAATCTTCATTGTATCAATTCTTACACACATGGacaatatttgttttgttacatttaggagtttagttaataattttatgtttgtcCAAATGAAATGTAATGGAGGCTATAAATTGATACACTTTacttaatatttaaataagagAAGTTCaggattttaaattaatacaattattagttttgattaaattgatacaaGTTCTTGTTTATgggtataaattgatattttcccAATAGAAAAAACAGGAACGCTAGAAAATTAGTTATCCCATCCAGATGAAAATGTAGACAGCCATTATTCAGTGGAACACCACTTCATCTGTATAATTAGAAATAACacgttctttttctttcaaggaatCCTTTTAGGCAATCAAGTAACCCATCAAAGAATAATGATGATGACTGCAGAATGactattaaaactatttaaatggTCTAAACTGGATAAGAAGAAAAGGCTCCTTCATCCGGTTCATCCCTAATCCCGGAACAAAACTTTTTCCAACACCAACATGAACCATGGCAAACTAAAAGATCacacaacaataataatagacCAATAAATTAGATGAAAGAGATACCAGATTTCGGTCCCAACAGTCCATGCCCAATAACATGTATCTTTGACCCTGAGGTTGGGCAAGAACAATCCATTGTAATAGGGGAGAGCTGCTCTGGTATTTGCTCGAGCTGCAAGAGGGCAACATCCCAAGATCCCTTGCAGATGTATAACAATTTAGCATCACACCATATCCAAGGCTCTGCATGACTCAAGCGAACATGCAAGTTTCTACGGCCATAGTTAGGAAAACTTAACTTATTATCCTCAAGTTGGTTGTGGAGAagaatatttccatttttagaGGCATTTGGTTCTATATTTCCAATCTCTTGGCCGCCAAAAACACTGTTATTCATTGAACACGGAGAATGCTCAGTGTGGGACTGCAGCAGCTTGGCATTTTCGATTGATTTTTCTCCACCAACATTTGTTTTCCCAAATCTCCATGGCTCTATCAAGTGGGCATTCGTGAGTATTAGGCCTTGGCTGTTGAGCAAAACGCCAGATGCCCATATTCCTTCGCCCATTGTAACAAGACAAACAGAAGCCACTGCcttctcaattttaaatgGGAAAGGACGAGAACAGCCAGAACTTTCTTGAATACTGCTGAAGCCTCCCTCAAGTTTTTGTTCCTTATTCACTGCCATATTCCCCACAGCACCAATACACCTGTTGTCGTTGTCAATCCTTTCTCCAACATTACAAGTACCTAGCAGTAGACCACTGCAAGCAGTTGCGATGGCTCCCCATGGAATCAACAGCTGTTACCAAGCCTAGAGTCTCACACAATGCAATAACTCCGAGtgcaattaaattaatagcaTGTAAAGAGGCAAACAGATTCATTATACCTGAATCTCAGCACCAGTCATATAATGCACAAGTGGCCTAATCAGAACACCAATGAGACGTGCTTTTTCATCAAAAACTGGACAGCCCTCCATTCCTACCAGAGAAAGTATCATAGTTGTAAGAAAGAAACCACCAGAAGAAAACAGAATACAATAGAACAGAAAGATAAACATACCAGGAAGACACCGCATGTCAGCCATCAGTAATGACTTGCTCAATGAGCTAGGAGGGTAGCAATTGGAAATTGATCCGACCGATAAGCTAATTTGGTCAAAAAATCAAAGACTACTAGTCACACAACAGACAGCAGATGCAATAACAGACTCAACCTGAATTATTTGACAGTATATTTACCCCTTGAAAGCAATT
This DNA window, taken from Cucumis sativus cultivar 9930 chromosome 6, Cucumber_9930_V3, whole genome shotgun sequence, encodes the following:
- the LOC101204270 gene encoding glyoxysomal processing protease, glyoxysomal isoform X7, encoding MDASIDSLHQRWEVGWSLASYTNGSPSFRDSLRGQIENEKRTSVGSQKFLDLEGSSKNNDLTIRIAILGVPSLSKDMPNISISPSRQRGSFLLAVGSPFGVLSPVHFLNSLSVGSISNCYPPSSLSKSLLMADMRCLPGMEGCPVFDEKARLIGVLIRPLVHYMTGAEIQLLIPWGAIATACSGLLLGTCNVGERIDNDNRCIGAVGNMAVNKEQKLEGGFSSIQESSGCSRPFPFKIEKAVASVCLVTMGEGIWASGVLLNSQGLILTNAHLIEPWRFGKTNVGGEKSIENAKLLQSHTEHSPCSMNNSVFGGQEIGNIEPNASKNGNILLHNQLEDNKLSFPNYGRRNLHVRLSHAEPWIWCDAKLLYICKGSWDVALLQLEQIPEQLSPITMDCSCPTSGSKIHVIGHGLLGPKSGLSPSVCSGVVSNVVKAKIPSSYHKGDSLEYFPAMLETTAAVHPGGSGGAVVNSEGHMIGLVTSNARHGRGVIIPHLNFSIPCAALEPIHRFSKGFPAEFNHMEDLSVVKVLDEPNEQLSSIWALMSQRSPKPSPPPGLPQLLGEDHESKGKGSRFAKFIAEQREVLRKPTLHNEGERLLPSDIVRSKL